The Hypanus sabinus isolate sHypSab1 unplaced genomic scaffold, sHypSab1.hap1 scaffold_117, whole genome shotgun sequence genomic interval GGCTATGTGGAAAATGATATGAGCTGTATACACAGACATAAGTATCCCCCCTCCACCAACGTATGGTGGGTACGACTTGATTGTGGTCACTATTTCTGGCACATAATACTTGCTCCACTTTTGGCGAATTGGCCCAACCCCATAAATGAGACGGCccacaaacaggtgttggtgaaCCTTCATGCCTAGCAAGTAATCAACCATGTTATCGGTATTGGCAAAGACATCATCATCTCCATTGAAGATGAACTTAGCACTGGGGCAAAATTCACTGACCCACTGCAGCAACTTGTATTGTTTGAGGGTGAGATTGAAAAAGGTATCCAAGAAATCCCACTGTAGGACATCTCTGTGTTTTCTGTTTTCCATTGCTAACAACTGATTcaatttccttctttcttttttgttAGGAGAGACACCCGAGATAAAGACTCTCTTAATTAGGACCCCATTGAATTCGCGTTCTTTGCCCCATGTCTTCCTTACCACTTCCCGCCGATCCTGGTTGAAAGGGTCAGATTTGATCACCAGGAGCAGGAAGACATTCTGAGATCCTTCTCGACAACCACATTTGTCTGGGACATTTTGAATCATGTCAAATTCTCGACAGTGTTTATACATCAAGAATTTTTTTATGTGCTCTTTCTCTTGATGAAATGAGGACAGGTGAAGCAATGTCTTGTTCGCGTGGCACTTTGGCTTGAGCACTGATTCAGTTGCATCAGCAGTAACAACCTTGAGTAAATCTTTGCGATGAACAGTTGCTGAAGCATCATCAGTCTCTCGACGTTGGTCATTATCCCAGAACATGAAGAACAATCCCAGTGTAATCAAAACACCCAACAGTACTTTCTCATAGAATCGCCGATGTCTAATCATCTTTCACCTGAAATAGAGAAAATATATGGATTAATTCAAAGAAAACTTTACATTTACATAATGTTTGAGAAGAATGGGAAGTTTAAACTGTAATGAGGTTCACTAATGCTTTGTAATATTGACCCCAAAATGGTGGTGAGGTAAGGAATAGTCAGAGCCCTGCACGCGGCTGAAAGTTGAAATGACCTGAAGCATTCCATCCCAGCAGAAAAACAAATCTACATGTAGGATACCATCTCTGGCATTAAACTGAAAATTGCATAGTTTCTTTCAGGGCATTGAAGATATATGATTCCAAAGGCTTTATTCCACCTCTCTTCACAGCTGTCATCTCTCATCTCGGGGCTTAAACTGAGCTGGGCCagacatagagcaatacagcacaatgcaggcattttggcccatgatgttgcatCAAACTTTtaatctgctccaagatcaatttatcCTTACTCTCTCAAATAGctgtctatttttctttcatccatgtgtctatctaaatgccACTTAAATCTCACTGCTGCATCTACCCTTATCACTTCCTAGGCTGTGCATTCCATACAACCACCATTTCTATTTAAAAAATACTATTTCTGACAATCCCCTAAACCATTCTCTAATcaccttaagattatgccccatcatattagtcatttctgccctgggaaaatgttgctggctgtccaatctatctatgcctctaatcagcttatacgcctctatcaaatcacatctcctccccctttctccccattCAGTTTGAGTTCGCAGGTTACTGATACTGTGGAAGATTATCTATTATTGACCATTGATTAGTAACTGAATATATGGCAGTGCAGGGAACGTAACGTGTGAGTACAGCTACTGAAAACATCTGATTTTCAGGGCATTTCAACCTGGTCTATGTATGCCTACAATAGGAGAAACAAAAAGAAGTATACTCAAGGACCTTGGCTTCCTGCTTCTATTTGAACCAGAGAATTGTATCCAAAGTTAAATTAGCGGTGGCCCACCAACCTGCCATCCATTGGTCAAGCCACTTTATGGAAGGCTGCAACTAAGTCATAACTAGTCCCAATGTCAAGGCTAATTCCACCCAGACATTCAGTAGTTAGCAATTGTGACAAGACAGCAAAGCAATCGCAAGCCCTTATCTATTGAAGGAAAACGGCACCAGCATCGACTATGGCAGGAATTTACGCTTCATGAAGAGAAGTGAACCTTGGACTCCAGGAGCCCAGAGAAAGCACAGATAACTGATAGCAGAACAGGGCAGATAGTTAGCATGATCCACAATGTGTATGAAGAAAACCTTGGATGCCAGGAGCCCTGTAAAGACACCAGTGACTGATAGCAGAACGATGTGTACAAGTAAAACTATTTGCACTGGGTGCAACTTGTGTCACTTTAGAATTATGGAATCCTAGAGTAATGCAGTCTAAACAGGGCTTTCGGCTCAACTGGTCCATACCAACCACAGAatcctccctgctagtcccaGTCTAGTAACCCAGGCCCTATAGTGTAAAAAGCATCCtcgtaaatttcttctgcaccttctccaacttGACAGCgtccttcctataacagggtaagCAAAATTGTGCAGAATATTCCAAAAGTGGTCTCACCAACAACTTATGTAACTGCAAATAAAACCCCGCCCTTAAACCCAACACCATAACTGATGAAGGCTAGCATGCTAACTGCTTTTTTTCACCATCCTGCCTTTCAGTGAACTGACGTCAGCGCCTTGCCTTTCATTGTACAAGTTCTACTTCATTTGAATGTCCATCACCtcacatataatcatataaccatataacaattacaacacagaaacaggccatctcagcccttttaGTCCGTGTCGAATGCTTAGTCtacctaatcccaccgacctgcagtcagcacatattcctccattcctttcctgcgcATACAGCTATCCATTTtgttaaaatgacaatatcgaacctgcctctaccacttctaattGAGCCttattccacacaactaccactctcgtagtaaagaagttccccctcgtgttacccctaaacttttacctcctgactctcaactcatgtcctcttgtttacatttcccctgctctcaatggaaaaagtttaTCCAAGTCAACTCTACCTATACCCCCTCATAGttttaaaaacctctatcaagtcctccctcaaacttctacgctccaaagaataatgaTCTAACTTactcaatctttctctgtaacttaggtgctgaaacccaggcaacattctagtaaatcttctctgtactctctctattttgttgacttccttcctataattcggtgacgagaactgtatacaatactccaaatttggtctcaccaatccctagtacaattttaacattacatcccaactcctatactcaatgcttttatttataaaggccaccataccaaaagctttcttcaccaccctatcgatgagattccaccttcagggaactatgcaccattattcctagatcaccctgttctactgcattcctcaataccctaccatttaaCATGTATGCCCTATTTTGAATAGTCCTacaaaaatgtagcacctcacatttatcagcattaaactcgatctgccatctttcaacccactcttctaactgacctaaatcactctgtaagctttgaaaacctccttcattatccacaacggcacctatcttagtatcatctgcatactcactaatccaatttaccacacaatcatccagatcattaatttatatgacaaacagcattggacccagtactgatcctggaggcacaccaatagtcaccggcctccaacctgacaatcagttgtccaccactactctctggcatctcccatctagtcactgttgaatccattttactacttcaatattaatacccaacgattgaaccttgctaactaaccttccgtgtggaaccttgtcaaaggccttactgaagtccatatagacaacatccactgctttaccctcgtcaactttcaaGGTAACCTCTTCACAAATTCAATAAGaactgtcaaacatgaccttctttgcacaaatccatgttgactgctcctaatcagaccctgtctatccagataattacatataccatttctaagaatactttccattaattcacccaccactgacctaaaaATTACAGGACTGTAATTGCTAGGATTACTCTTagagccctttttaaacaatggaaccacatgagaaatacgccaatcctccggcaccaccaCCTATTCcagtgatatttgaaatatttctttcagagcccctgctatttctacactaacttcccttatGATCCTAAcgaatatcctgtcaggtccggagatttatccacttttatattccttaatagcgccagtacttcctcttctttaaacaGGTATTTGTAAAGTAACAGTGATAGCGGGGTAACACACCGACGGGAGTAACGTAAATGGACCCATTAGTCCTGAAAGTCATCTGATTGATAAGGTTATTTTTTCCCAGTAAGTGAACACTAATCTGTTTGTGAAATAGGTTGCATTCGTTTGGACGTGATTATGTATAATTTGTAATCACCAcatagctgctgccttgcccatcATTGTAATGGCCCCATTGTGGACAAATATTTAATATTGCTTTATAAAGTTGTTGACTCTGAGATCGGTGCTGCTCCAGGTTGCCGGGACACAGTTAAATCTGGCGAAAAGGAATGCCCAGTGTTCAAAAGATTATTCGAAAATAGTAACTTTTTACCAGAGTTCAAGTGGCCCGTCCTGCTGCTGTGTCTTTCCTATAAGCCCACAGCGATTTCTGCCCTCAGCTGTCACTAGTGTTTATAGTCTGACAGTCAATTGGTCCCAAAGTAAACAATAAATTAATGCGATGACACCACCAGATCTGAACCAGGATGCGGGTCGCGGTTGCTCCCTGAAGCTGATCAATTTGTCGTGAGATACTGTATGTAATCTTTGCCACCGTGGTTCAAAATTAAGCCCAGATCGAAGAGTACATCAGAACTATTGGCTGGAATGAGTTTTTGTGTGGTTTAGTTCCTGCGCGGTGGAGCAGGGTCTGGAGTTAggtgctgatgagtgtgacgtcCAGGTTTATGTGTGTGTAGTCAACTGAACATTACTCTGATTGTGATCATTTACTGTTTGGTCCCACAGAATTCCGGTGTTCGGATTCGCTGGTAACAGAACCAGGAGCTCAGCACAGAGTaaacacacagactgtactgggTGGGCAACGTTACGGTGTGTTAATGCGCCGACTCGTGACGGCAGGAATTCTAGTGTTTCTACCATTTCACCACTATCTTTAAAATTGTGTGGCTTTGCGGATTAGCCTGCTTTTTTTGCAGGAGTGAGTGTGCTATTCCAGCAAAGACAACAAGTATCTGTCagtgatatttaaaataaaactttttgAGTTTAAATCTCATTGGCTGTTGATAACAAATGTCTATGTGCACTGTATTGTGCTCCTCAGTTACCTAATACTGCggccattgattgtatgtccgtgGTCTTCTACTGCCGTAGCCCGTCCAGTTCACTGTTCGACACGTTGCGTGTCCAGTGATGCCTCTCTGCACAGTGCAGTAGTTcgtgattatttgagtttctgtcgtCTTCCTGACAGAATGAATCAAACCCGCCTTTCTCCACtaatctctcattaacaaaacgtTTTTGCTCCCAGAATTAC includes:
- the LOC132386455 gene encoding N-acetyllactosaminide beta-1,3-N-acetylglucosaminyltransferase 3-like, translating into MIRHRRFYEKVLLGVLITLGLFFMFWDNDQRRETDDASATVHRKDLLKVVTADATESVLKPKCHANKTLLHLSSFHQEKEHIKKFLMYKHCREFDMIQNVPDKCGCREGSQNVFLLLVIKSDPFNQDRREVVRKTWGKEREFNGVLIKRVFISGVSPNKKERRKLNQLLAMENRKHRDVLQWDFLDTFFNLTLKQYKLLQWVSEFCPSAKFIFNGDDDVFANTDNMVDYLLGMKVHQHLFVGRLIYGVGPIRQKWSKYYVPEIVTTIKSYPPYVGGGGILMSVYTAHIIFHIAQALELFPIDDVFLGMCLAKAGLAPHSHSGFRTAGVRVPSTQDESFNPCYYRELLLVHRFRPFELLLMWDAVHNANLKCVRSPQKSASTERTT